Sequence from the Enhydrobacter sp. genome:
GACCTTTTCGATCACGACCGGCTTGAACTGCATCTTGTTGGCACGGAAGTAGTCGGCGAGGTTGAGCTCGGTCGTCGTGCCGGGCTGCACGCAGACGGTGGCGCCGTTCAGCTCCTTGGCGCTCTTCACGCCGAGCTTCTTGTTCACCATGAAACCCTGGCCGTCGTAGTAGTTGACGCCCGTGAAGTCGAAGCCGAGCGCGGTGTCGCGCGTCAGCGTCCAGGTCGTGGTGCGGACCAGCAGGTCGACCTCGCCCGATTGCAGGGCGGTGAAGCGCTGCTGCGCGGTGGTCGGGACGAACTTGACCTTCTCGGCGTCGCCGAAGATGGCGACGGCGACGGCTTTGCAGTTGTCGACGTCGAGGCCAGCCCACTTGCCCTGGCTGTCGGCCTGGGCGAAGCCCGCCACACCGGTGGTCACGCCGCAGAGCAGGTGTCCGCGGGCCTTGACCGCGTCGAGATCCTTGCCGGCATGTGCCGTTCCGGCAGCACCGAGCAACGCGGCCGCGGCGATGCCTGCGGTCATCAGTTTGCTGTACATGAGATCCTTCCCTTGATGGTTTCCCTGTTGCCCCCGCGCACGGACGGTCGTGCCGCGCGGGCCGAGATGATGCATTGGTAAGCGATCAATCGGGAGCGCGCAACGCCACCCGGAGACATCGACAGAGTCTTACAGGCGGTCGAGGTTGCGCGCCGAGAAGGGGTTGCGGCTCCAGTCGTCGTTCCCCTGCAGGTTGGGGTAGCGGCCGTGCGACCGGGCCTTCCCGGAGACCTCGACGGCGGCGCGCACTTCCAGCTGCCACTGGCGGAACACGACCTGGGCGCCCGAACTCAGCAGGCTCGGGGCCTGAGACGAAAGATACGGCATCGGGTCGACGAACTGACCGTTGATGATCGCCGAAAAGTGCAGGTGCGGCCCGGTCGAACGGCCGGTCGAGCCGACGAAGCCGATGATGTCGCCCTTGCGCACCTGACTGCCGACCCGCAGGCCCGGTACGAAGCGCGACATGTGCGCGTAGAGGGTCTCGAAATTGTCGGCGTGGCTCAGCTTCACCGTTCGGCCGTAGTTGAAGTACCAATTCTGATGGGTGATTACGCCATCAGCCGCCGCCACGATCGGTTCGCCGGTCTTACCCTCGAAGTCGATGCCATTGTGGAATCCGCCGCCGGTGCGGCGGCCGTAGTAGCGCCGCACGCCGAATGGCGAGGAAACACGCGCGCCGGGCCGCGGCTCGCCCATCATCGTACCGCCGAGCCGGCGGCCTTCCTCGTCGAACCAGCCCTCGGGCTGGTCGGGCGGGGCGAACCACCAATA
This genomic interval carries:
- a CDS encoding amino acid ABC transporter substrate-binding protein — its product is MYSKLMTAGIAAAALLGAAGTAHAGKDLDAVKARGHLLCGVTTGVAGFAQADSQGKWAGLDVDNCKAVAVAIFGDAEKVKFVPTTAQQRFTALQSGEVDLLVRTTTWTLTRDTALGFDFTGVNYYDGQGFMVNKKLGVKSAKELNGATVCVQPGTTTELNLADYFRANKMQFKPVVIEKVEEVRAAFFAGRCDVLTTDASGLYATRVANAPTPDDYVILPEIISKEPLGPVVRHGDNQFGDIVKWTHFAMLEAEEYGINSKNVDEMLKSDNPTIKRILGVTPGMGKALGVDEKWVYNIVKQVGNYGESFDRNVGMGSPLKIARGQNALWTQGGLQYAPPIR
- a CDS encoding M23 family metallopeptidase → MALETTRAGRAGRWRRTGIFAVVAVAFTSLQVVTGIEAWAQPKAPTKKQVSRKATKPIPGDNEADKLNEKWLTEHNKREAEQAAVAAAAAAAAAAATASAQSTQSQAAALKTTAPEPDDERVSSVPSAIGPVGPGARTLVAGSVVLVSAGSPANLGNALPGGADLPVYKDLTRAFAGFAPNAAKVELVKGTTGDGFTRVLYANVSDGATKRTYWWFAPPDQPEGWFDEEGRRLGGTMMGEPRPGARVSSPFGVRRYYGRRTGGGFHNGIDFEGKTGEPIVAAADGVITHQNWYFNYGRTVKLSHADNFETLYAHMSRFVPGLRVGSQVRKGDIIGFVGSTGRSTGPHLHFSAIINGQFVDPMPYLSSQAPSLLSSGAQVVFRQWQLEVRAAVEVSGKARSHGRYPNLQGNDDWSRNPFSARNLDRL